The following are encoded together in the Vigna angularis cultivar LongXiaoDou No.4 chromosome 9, ASM1680809v1, whole genome shotgun sequence genome:
- the LOC108318891 gene encoding histone H3-like centromeric protein cnp1 isoform X3 gives MARVKHTPASRKVGKGKAKSASTSTPPSQQSPVTRSNSRAQQKEPQAAAPQTQGKMKKRSKPGTAALREIRRFQRSCELLIPAAPFIRCVKQITHQFSTEVSRWTPEAVIALQEAAEECLVHLFEDGMLCAIHARRVTLMTKDIQLARRLGVIGRPW, from the exons ATGGCGAGAGTGAAGCACACGCCAGCTTCGCGCAAAGTTG GTAAAGGTAAAGCCAAAAGCGCTTCCACGTCCACTCCACCGTCACAGCAATCG CCTGTGACTAGAAGTAATAGTAGGGCTCAACAAAAGGAGCCGCAGG CAGCAGCGCCACAGACGCAGGGAAAGATGAAAAAGCGCAGTAAGCCAGGAACAGCGGCGCTTCGCGAGATACGTCGTTTTCAGAGAAGTTGTGAGCTTCTTATTCCGGCTGCCCCCTTTATCAGATGT GTCAAACAAATTACACATCAATTCTCTACGGAGGTGTCTCGCTGGACGCCTGAAGCTGTGATAGCACTGCAGGAG GCAGCTGAGGAATGTCTGGTTCACTTGTTTGAAGATGGAATGCTATGTGCAATTCACGCTAGACGTGTTACACTTA TGACAAAGGATATTCAGTTGGCTAGGAGGCTTGGAGTAATAGGAAGGCCTTGGTGA
- the LOC108318891 gene encoding histone H3-like centromeric protein cnp1 isoform X2 has product MARVKHTPASRKVGKGKAKSASTSTPPSQQSPVTRSNSRAQQKEPQAAAAPQTQGKMKKRSKPGTAALREIRRFQRSCELLIPAAPFIRCVKQITHQFSTEVSRWTPEAVIALQEAAEECLVHLFEDGMLCAIHARRVTLMTKDIQLARRLGVIGRPW; this is encoded by the exons ATGGCGAGAGTGAAGCACACGCCAGCTTCGCGCAAAGTTG GTAAAGGTAAAGCCAAAAGCGCTTCCACGTCCACTCCACCGTCACAGCAATCG CCTGTGACTAGAAGTAATAGTAGGGCTCAACAAAAGGAGCCGCAGG CAGCAGCAGCGCCACAGACGCAGGGAAAGATGAAAAAGCGCAGTAAGCCAGGAACAGCGGCGCTTCGCGAGATACGTCGTTTTCAGAGAAGTTGTGAGCTTCTTATTCCGGCTGCCCCCTTTATCAGATGT GTCAAACAAATTACACATCAATTCTCTACGGAGGTGTCTCGCTGGACGCCTGAAGCTGTGATAGCACTGCAGGAG GCAGCTGAGGAATGTCTGGTTCACTTGTTTGAAGATGGAATGCTATGTGCAATTCACGCTAGACGTGTTACACTTA TGACAAAGGATATTCAGTTGGCTAGGAGGCTTGGAGTAATAGGAAGGCCTTGGTGA
- the LOC108318891 gene encoding histone H3-like centromeric protein cnp1 isoform X1 yields MARVKHTPASRKVGKGKAKSASTSTPPSQQSPVTRSNSRAQQKEPQEAAAAPQTQGKMKKRSKPGTAALREIRRFQRSCELLIPAAPFIRCVKQITHQFSTEVSRWTPEAVIALQEAAEECLVHLFEDGMLCAIHARRVTLMTKDIQLARRLGVIGRPW; encoded by the exons ATGGCGAGAGTGAAGCACACGCCAGCTTCGCGCAAAGTTG GTAAAGGTAAAGCCAAAAGCGCTTCCACGTCCACTCCACCGTCACAGCAATCG CCTGTGACTAGAAGTAATAGTAGGGCTCAACAAAAGGAGCCGCAGG aaGCAGCAGCAGCGCCACAGACGCAGGGAAAGATGAAAAAGCGCAGTAAGCCAGGAACAGCGGCGCTTCGCGAGATACGTCGTTTTCAGAGAAGTTGTGAGCTTCTTATTCCGGCTGCCCCCTTTATCAGATGT GTCAAACAAATTACACATCAATTCTCTACGGAGGTGTCTCGCTGGACGCCTGAAGCTGTGATAGCACTGCAGGAG GCAGCTGAGGAATGTCTGGTTCACTTGTTTGAAGATGGAATGCTATGTGCAATTCACGCTAGACGTGTTACACTTA TGACAAAGGATATTCAGTTGGCTAGGAGGCTTGGAGTAATAGGAAGGCCTTGGTGA
- the LOC108318905 gene encoding rhodanese-like domain-containing protein 4, chloroplastic, which translates to MEALNAAALTPLSVLSDTKTTRKQPPVSSCKASSFSTFTDKKPTLLQSCLSKSLHGGLFLAASIMSGDVASALTYEEALGQTLSLPGTGDFDVNGFVESATGFATENPVIVAGGVAILALPLVLSQVFKKPKAWGVESAKNAYAKLGADENAQLLDIRALVEIRQVGFPDVGGLRKKAVSIAYKGDDKPGFLKKLALKFKEPQNTTLFILDKFDGNSELVAELVTVNGFKAAYAIKDGAEGPRGWKSSGLPWLAPKKTLSLDNLTDAISEVIGDSSDGVAVTLGIAAAAAGLSLLAFSEIESILQVVGSAALVQFASKKLLFAEDRKQTVKQLDEFLNTKVAPKELVDEIKDIGKALLPASTSKALPAPADKSSELATADSTAQTAVATPVTNDAVAPAVNSVPKAEIKEESLPVPPRPLSPYPYYPDFKPPTSPTPSQP; encoded by the exons ATGGAGGCTCTCAATGCTGCAGCTTTGACCCCTCTGTCTGTGCTTTCTGATACAAAGACAACAAGAAAACAACCTCCAGTTTCTTCATGCAAAGCTTCAAGCTTTTCCACCTTTACCGACAAGAAACCAACGTTGCTGCAAAGTTGCTTATCAAAAAGTCTTCATGGAGGATTGTTTCTTGCAGCTTCAATTATGAGTGGTGATGTTGCCTCAGCTTTGACGTACGAGGAGGCACTGGGGCAAACTTTGAGTCTCCCCGGTACTGGAGACTTTGATGTGAACGGTTTTGTGGAGAGTGCTACTGGCTTTGCAACTGAGAACCCTGTAATTGTTGCTGGGGGAGTGGCCATTCTGGCACTGCCATTGGTTTTGTCTCAGGTTTTTAAGAAGCCTAAGGCGTGGGGTGTTGAGTCTGCTAAGAATGCATATGCAAAACTTGGGGCTGATGAGAATGCTCAGTTGCTTGATATCAGAGCTCTAGTGGAGATTAGGCAAGTGGGGTTCCCAGATGTTGGGGGTCTGAGGAAGAAGGCAGTGTCGATTGCTTATAAGGGTGATGATAAGCCAGGGTTCCTTAAGAAGCTTGCATTGAAGTTTAAGGAACCACAGAATACCACATTGTTTATTCTGGACAA ATTTGATGGGAACTCTGAACTGGTTGCAGAGTTGGTTACTGTTAATGGATTTAAAGCTGCTTATGCAATTAAGGATGGTGCAGAAGGACCGAGAGGATGGAAG AGTAGTGGTCTTCCTTGGTTAGCACCAAAGAAGACATTGAGTTTGGATAATCTCACGGATGCTATATCTGAAGTAATTGGA GATTCATCTGATGGTGTTGCAGTTACTCTTGGGATTGCTGCAGCAGCTGCTGGACTGAGCCTGTTAGCTTTTTCTGAG ATAGAATCAATTCTCCAAGTTGTAGGATCAGCTGCACTTGTTCAATTTGCAAGCAAGAAGCTTTTATTTGCTGAG GACCGAAAGCAAACCGTGAAACAACTTGATGAGTTCTTGAACACCAAAGTTGCCCCTAAAGAACTTGTTGATGAAATAAAG GACATTGGAAAGGCTCTTCTGCCAGCCTCTACCAGTAAGGCTCTTCCTGCTCCAGCAGACAAAAGTTCTGAGCTTGCTACAGCTGACAGCACTGCACAGACAGCAGTAGCTACTCCAGTGACCAATGATGCAGTAGCTCCTGCAGTAAACTCAGTGCCCAAAGCTGAAATCAAGGAAGAATCACTTCCTGTGCCACCAAGGCCACTTTCACCATACCCATAT TATCCAGATTTCAAGCCTCCAACATCTCCTACCCCATCACAGCCCTAG